The Candidatus Limnocylindria bacterium genome has a segment encoding these proteins:
- a CDS encoding UbiD family decarboxylase, producing MATVQAELTRNKTRLADPRAVKPAPKDALRSLPATVEWLRREGLLMETDVEVDGDLQLTGIQKHFDGSYPILFNNVKGYPHARAITNLFANMDIVDRMFGYDNATDRTRKLAYSLTHPIANEVIPQDQAPCQEEVITDDLDVNKFIMAIRHTHLEGEITIGSGNSVVVGKYFWGGSHIGYNRMNFRWGNVGTFQSSPGSHMWQILTEHYKDDQPIPLTVCFGLPVASTLLAGGGFDYVVLPRGGDELGAAGAVQGFPTRLVKARTVDAYAVADSEYVLEGYLHARDKRYETKEAEDADTQGRFHFHPEWAGYMGKAYRTQTFHVTAITMRKREKRPFIYPMGVHMYDCNNIDTTVREAAFWELCDRIQPGLIQDVNIPFPMTDWAGCILQVKKRLKTDDGWVRNFIAASMATSAGLRLCIAVDSDVDIYSMDDIIWALTTRVNPNQDLLKPVPGGAGQTFIPSERVTAGSAEWTGMNIRFEGGMGIDATVPYGLEKDFMRPVYPIDRVDPANWFDADQIAKGKALMKTQSWAEVLARTGR from the coding sequence TGCAGGCTGAGCTCACGCGGAACAAAACGCGCCTCGCGGATCCGCGGGCGGTGAAGCCCGCGCCAAAAGATGCGCTGCGGTCGCTACCCGCGACCGTCGAATGGCTGCGACGCGAGGGGCTGCTCATGGAGACGGACGTCGAGGTCGACGGCGACCTCCAGCTCACGGGCATCCAGAAGCACTTCGACGGGAGCTACCCGATCCTCTTCAACAACGTGAAGGGCTATCCGCACGCGCGGGCCATCACGAACCTGTTCGCGAACATGGACATCGTCGACCGCATGTTCGGCTACGACAACGCCACCGACCGCACGCGCAAGCTCGCATATTCGCTCACGCACCCGATCGCGAACGAGGTGATCCCGCAGGACCAGGCGCCGTGCCAGGAAGAGGTCATCACCGACGACCTCGATGTGAACAAATTCATCATGGCCATCCGACACACGCACCTCGAGGGCGAGATCACGATCGGAAGCGGCAACAGCGTCGTCGTCGGGAAGTACTTCTGGGGCGGCAGCCACATCGGCTACAACCGCATGAACTTTCGCTGGGGCAACGTCGGGACGTTCCAGTCCTCGCCGGGATCGCACATGTGGCAGATCCTCACCGAGCACTACAAGGACGACCAGCCGATCCCGCTCACGGTGTGCTTCGGTCTTCCTGTCGCGTCCACGCTCCTCGCCGGCGGCGGCTTCGACTACGTCGTCCTGCCGCGCGGCGGCGATGAGCTCGGCGCAGCTGGCGCGGTGCAGGGCTTCCCGACGCGACTCGTGAAGGCGCGCACGGTCGACGCGTATGCCGTCGCGGACTCCGAGTACGTGCTCGAGGGATATCTCCACGCGCGCGACAAGCGCTACGAAACGAAGGAGGCCGAGGACGCCGACACGCAGGGCCGCTTCCACTTCCATCCGGAATGGGCCGGCTACATGGGGAAGGCCTACCGCACGCAGACCTTCCACGTCACCGCGATCACGATGCGCAAGCGCGAGAAGCGCCCGTTCATCTACCCGATGGGCGTGCACATGTATGACTGCAACAACATCGACACGACGGTGCGCGAGGCCGCGTTCTGGGAGCTCTGCGACCGGATCCAGCCCGGCCTGATCCAGGACGTGAACATCCCGTTCCCGATGACCGACTGGGCCGGCTGCATCCTGCAGGTGAAGAAGCGTCTCAAGACCGACGACGGCTGGGTGCGGAACTTCATCGCCGCGTCGATGGCGACGAGCGCGGGTCTGCGCCTCTGCATCGCTGTCGACAGCGACGTCGATATCTACAGCATGGACGACATCATCTGGGCGCTGACGACGCGCGTGAATCCGAATCAGGACCTGCTCAAGCCGGTCCCGGGCGGAGCGGGGCAGACGTTCATCCCGTCCGAGCGCGTGACCGCCGGGAGCGCCGAGTGGACCGGCATGAACATCCGCTTCGAGGGCGGGATGGGCATCGATGCGACGGTCCCGTACGGGCTCGAGAAGGACTTCATGCGGCCGGTGTATCCGATCGATCGCGTCGACCCCGCGAACTGGTTCGACGCGGATCAGATCGCGAAGGGCAAGGCGCTCATGAAAACGCAGTCCTGGGCGGAGGTCCTCGCCAGGACGGGCCGCTAG